A region from the Rhodamnia argentea isolate NSW1041297 chromosome 7, ASM2092103v1, whole genome shotgun sequence genome encodes:
- the LOC115742410 gene encoding transmembrane protein 205: protein MGWLTRFLAVVSFLAVGVIFSPEIFGSSSEGPKSPTAATILKLAHLLGFATAWGAALWVTFIGGIIMFKNLPRHQFGNLQSKMFPAYFTMVAVCCAISVASFGYLHPFKSSSTTEKYQLGFLLSAVAFNLTNLFVFTPMTIEMMKQRHKVEKEENIGNEVGWTKNKEVAKANPKLAAMNKKFGMIHGLSSLANIMAFGSLAMHSWYLASKINL from the exons ATGGGGTGGCTGACGCGGTTCCTTGCGGTGGTGTCTTTCTTGGCCGTCGGAGTCATATTCTCGCCGGAGATTTTCGGGTCGAGCTCCGAGGGCCCGAAGTCTCCGACGGCAGCGACGATCTTGAAGCTGGCCCATCTCCTCGGCTTCGCCACCGCCTGGGGCGCCGCACTCTGGGTCACCTTCATCGGCGGCATCATCATGTTCAA AAATCTTCCGAGACACCAGTTTGGTAATTTGCAAAGCAAGATGTTTCCTGCATATTTCACGATGGTTGCAGTGTGCTGTGCCATTTCAGTGGCTTCATTTGGATATCTACACCCATTCAAGTCATCATCCACAACAGAGAAGTACCAGCTAGGGTTTCTGCTCTCTGCCGTTGCTTTCAACCTCACGAATTTGTTTGTCTTCACCCCCATGACCATTGAG ATGATGAAACAAAGACACAAAgtggagaaagaagagaacaTTGGGAATGAGGTTGGATGGACCAAGAACAAAGAAGTTGCCAAGGCCAATCCAAAATTAGCTGCCATGAACAAGAAGTTTGGGATGATTCACGGCTTGTCATCTCTTGCAAATATAATGGCCTTTGGTAGCCTTGCCATGCACTCATGGTATTTGGCTAGTAAGATAAATTTGTGA
- the LOC115742404 gene encoding BRCT domain-containing protein At4g02110 isoform X1 yields MLGSASPSKPFHGVRFVLFGFDPDGRRHVLSKLVDGGGVDAGEYGPNCSHVVVDRIVYDDPVCVAAREDGKVVVTGLWVDHSYDIGMPVDASSIMYRPLKDLNGIPGAESLIMCLTGYQRQDRDDIMTMVGLMGAQFSKPLVANKVTHLFCYKFEGEKYELAKKIKTIKLVNHRWLEDCLRDWEILPEANYSKSGYESEMEAEAKDSEEEAEEKQPMENAECRSPFNLKVGISSSSVPLSAAKLSKAPLGLNEMEGQSRASSAKYLSVTPTKPAESPSVRNDLNRPSISISHDVSPLQTATSGSPTEVKQKTPALNSSKEPCASGSVESSEFDAKHGALSYSRKTPRRTSFPLHAVEGSAHANSSLRIHPCELDGDIENSSFKAKARDDVGNACIQTPSQNLEAYSEESKGTPAQKTPEVSRSQTSYYEKLCISGNPLTGSKTEGSEARGLIDHHGGAHDLLYPRNGAHCTNEPADVNSVGNKSTCISTNKSNRSNEVSVANQLPFANIVNVDAERDKNDGEKIAQTSSGGPGKLASVSPTAIGQTNVEEPIHQTGEIGKQPWLPPAKISTQTHQAMDVEKPSEKPTKFDFLERSGDKVAKTPLGKKVAERKTLGSKTKVSKSANTKGSIYPRKAASSTDAMNSSNGRDNIVISDKSPDNHVDIAHAQNGIALSEGLKDIMQDEDGIKDIMDEDTEAPEDKDDHALEEAINEGNPDGYQSIQKEDVHMEETSNCLVKETNISGDHMPDDATKSKEGSSSEKRERTYGKTYGLKKSNLKAAIEGKFIKGTKSSSGKKLKTVPDAKGKMECNVGLDGRASSLPHTERRVEEHNGISCSSGSGRSCTVKSNKFESSIEVEKENQPVLNADHGISQGKLQNWKSSINPSRMNRQNDEEARKNCGNSVAAETLNRKRTEPAWFILSGHKQQRKEFQQVARRLRGRLCANSHKWSYQATHFISPDPVRRTEKFFAAAASGRWILKPEYLIASSEAGKFLAEEPYEWHKNGLSQDGAINLEAPRKWRLLRERTGHGAFHEMRIIIYGECITPPLDTLKRVVKAGDGAILATSPPYDRFLNTRVDFAIISPGMPRVDVWVQEFLKHEIPCIAADYLVEYVCKPGYSLEKHVLYGTHAWAEKSFTRLQSKAEEVVNLTPPDDGGSDICCQVCGSSDRGVVMLICGDESGSVGCGIGTHIDCCNPPFKVVPEEDWLCSRCIQSAKKTTKSAPKRKRGTAS; encoded by the exons ATGCTCGGAAGCGCCTCTCCCTCGAAGCCGTTCCACGGCGTCCGCTTCGTTCTTTTCGGCTTCGATCCCGACGGCCGACGACAT GTTTTGTCGAAGCTTGTCGATGGCGGTGGGGTTGATGCCGGTGAATACGGTCCGAATTGCAGTCACGTGGTTGTTGATAGAATTGTTTAC GACGATCCCGTGTGTGTTGCTGCTCGAGAAGATGGCAAGGTAGTCGTCACTGGCTTGTGGGTCGATCACAGCTATGACATTGGAATGCCTGTTGATGCTTCATCG ATTATGTACAGACCTCTGAAAGATTTAAATGGAATTCCTGGTGCTGAAAGTCTAATTATGTGCTTGACTGGTTATCAGCGGCAAGATCGAGATGACATAATG ACAATGGTGGGGTTAATGGGAGCACAATTTTCTAAACCCCTCGTGGCAAACAAAGTCACCCACCTTTTCTGCTACAAGTTCGAGG GGGAGAAGTATGAGCttgcaaagaaaataaagacaatAAAGCTTGTTAATCATCGGTGGTTAGAGGATTG TTTAAGGGACTGGGAAATTCTTCCAGAAGCTAATTATAGCAAGAG TGGCTATGAGTCGGAAATGGAGGCAGAAGCTAAAGATTCTGAAGAAGAGGCTGAAGAAAAGCAACCTATGGAAAATGCTGAATGTAGAAGTCCTTTTAATTTGAAGGTTGGGATCTCCAGCTCCTCTGTGCCTTTGTCTGCAGCTAAATTATCAAAAGCACCACTGGGTTTAAATGAAATGGAAGGTCAATCAAGGGCTTCTAGTGCTAAGTACTTGTCAGTTACTCCAACTAAGCCGGCAGAAAGCCCATCAGTCAGGAATGACCTTAATCGTCCTTCGATATCCATTTCTCATGACGTGAGTCCTTTACAAACTGCAACTTCTGGTAGTCCAACTGAAGTGAAACAGAAAACTCCTGCTTTGAACAGTAGCAAGGAACCATGTGCTTCCGGAAGTGTTGAGTCATCTGAGTTTGATGCTAAGCATGGTGCCTTGAGTTACTCAAGGAAAACTCCAAGGAGAACCTCATTTCCTCTGCATGCTGTAGAGGGATCAGCTCATGCAAATTCTTCTCTCAGAATACATCCATGCGAATTAGATGGTGATATTGAAAACTCATCCTTCAAAGCCAAAGCCAGGGATGATGTTGGTAATGCTTGTATTCAAACTCCTTCACAAAATCTGGAGGCATACTCTGAAGAGTCAAAAGGTACACCTGCCCAAAAGACGCCTGAAGTTTCCCGGTCCCAAACGAGTTATTATGAAAAGCTGTGCATTTCAGGGAACCCTTTAACTGGTAGTAAAACTGAAGGATCCGAGGCAAGAGGATTGATTGATCATCATGGTGGAGCTCATGATCTTTTATATCCAAGAAATGGTGCCCATTGTACAAATGAACCTGCTGATGTGAATTCTGTGGGGAACAAATCTACATGCATTTCAACAAACAAGTCCAACAGGTCTAATGAAGTATCAGTGGCAAATCAGTTGCCTTTCGCAAATATTGTCAACGTTGATGCAGAGAGAGACAAGAATGATGGTGAGAAGATAGCTCAGACATCTTCTGGTGGACCGGGAAAACTTGCCTCAGTTAGCCCGACTGCCATTGGACAAACTAATGTTGAAGAGCCTATACATCAAACAGGAGAAATTGGGAAGCAACCTTGGCTACCACCTGCCAAGATTTCAACCCAGACACACCAGGCAATGGATGTTGAAAAACCCTCTGAAAAACCTACAAAATTTGATTTCCTCGAGAGGAGTGGTGATAAAGTTGCTAAAACCCCGTTGGGGAAGAAGGTGGCTGAAAGGAAGACTTTGGGTTCTAAGACCAAGGTCAGTAAATCTGCCAACACGAAAGGCTCAATATACCCAAGAAAGGCTGCTTCCTCAACTGATGCAATGAACTCTTCAAATGGCAGGGACAACATAGTTATTTCTGACAAATCTCCTGACAATCATGTTGATATAGCTCACGCACAAAATGGTATTGCATTATCGGAGGGGCTGAAGGATATTATGCAAGATGAGGATGGCATTAAGGATATCATGGATGAGGATACCGAGGCCCCTGAGGACAAGGATGATCATGCTTTGGAGGAAGCAATCAATGAAGGAAATCCTGATGGATATCAGTCGATACAAAAAGAAGATGTGCATATGGAGGAGACTTCGAATTGTTTGGTGAAGGAAACAAATATCTCTGGTGATCACATGCCTGATGATGCTACTAAATCTAAAGAAGGTTCAAGCtcagaaaaaagggaaaggaccTATGGAAAAACTTATGGGctaaaaaagtcaaatttgaagGCCGCAATAGAAGGAAAATTTATTAAAGGAACTAAAAGTTCTTCTGGTAAGAAGCTGAAGACGGTCCCTGATGCTAAGGGGAAAATGGAATGTAATGTTGGCTTGGATGGCCGAGCATCATCTCTTCCGCACACTGAGCGAAGGGTGGAAGAGCACAATGGAATCTCATGTTCTTCAGGCAGTGGTAGGAGCTGCACAgtgaaatcaaacaaatttgagaGCTCAATTGAAGTGGAGAAAGAGAACCAACCAGTTCTTAATGCAGATCATGGTATAAGTCAgggcaaattacaaaattggaaATCCTCTATTAATCCCAGCAGAATGAATCGGCAAAATGATGAAGAGGCTCGAAAAAACTGTGGAAACTCAGTAGCAGCAGAAACTCTCAACAGAAAGAGAACTGAACCTGCGTGGTTCATACTGAGTGGACATAAGCAACAGAGGAAAGAATTTCAGCAAGTTGCTCGACGTCTCAGAGGGAGATTATGCGCAAATTCCCATAAATGGTCATACCAGGCAACACACTTCATATCTCCGGATCCTGTGCGCAGGACTGAGAAGTTTTTTGCAGCTGCTGCTTCTGGAAG GTGGATTCTCAAGCCTGAATATCTAATTGCTAGTAGTGAGGCGGGAAAGTTTCTGGCTGAGGAACCTTATGAATGGCACAAAAATGGCCTTAGCCAAGATGGTGCGATTAACTTAGAGGCTCCAAGAAAATGGAGGCTTTTAAGGGAGAGGACAGGACATGGTGCCTTCCATGAGATGCGTATAATAATTTATGGTGAATGTATCACACCACCTCTG GACACTCTGAAGCGTGTTGTGAAGGCTGGAGATGGGGCTATATTAGCAACTTCTCCACCTTATGATCGGTTCCTTAACACCAGAGTTGACTTCGCCATCATCAGTCCTGGGATGCCACGAGTGGATGTGTGGGTCCAGGAATTCCTGAAGCATGAGATACCATGCATTGCGGCAGATTACCTAGTTGAGTACGTGTGCAAACCAGGATACTCACTCGAGAAGCATGTGTTGTATGGCACACATGCCTGGGCAGAGAAGTCGTTTACGCGACTGCAGTCAAAGGCAGAAGAGGTGGTGAACTTGACACCACCAGATGATGGTGGAAGCGATATATGTTGCCAAGTTTGTGGTTCTTCTGATAGAGGGGTGGTGATGCTCATATGTGGTGACGAGAGTGGTTCAGTTGGTTGTGGGATAGGCACTCATATTGATTGCTGCAATCCTCCATTCAAAGTTGTTCCAGAAGAggattggctttgttcaagGTGTATCCAAAGTGCAAAGAAAACTACAAAATCTGCTCCAAAAAGGAAACGTGGAACTGCGTCATAA
- the LOC115742406 gene encoding uncharacterized protein LOC115742406 translates to MVDRSAHTSCRGGASRATLMAASPCLGGGGEKKHWWLTNRKVLDKCIRDARNLMATRERSEVASAISLLDSALALSPRFEVALELKARSLLFLRRFKDVADMLQDYIPSLKMASDDSGSVASDGSSQQLSKEQAKLLSSSSDSSSQDPSFKCFSVSDLKKKVMAGLGKSCDTEGQWRYLVLGKACCHLGLMEDSLVLLQTGKRLATDALRRESVCWSDDSFSFPDLPSFSETIAAKKANPHPTESALDSINQLLSRVKFLLRRRAAALAALNAGLYSEAIRHFTKIVDGKYGAPQGFLAQCYLYRASAYRSAGRIAESIADCNRTLALDNTCIQALDTRASLLEAIRCLPDCLHDLEHLKLLYNTILRNRRLPGPAWKHYNVSYAEIPGKLCLLTTKMQELKLRVASGETGNVDYYSLIGLRRGCSRSELERAYLLLSLRHKPDRAIDFLDRCEFADDSNLDSVKDRAKVSAVLLYRLLQKGYASVKATITEEEEAEKQRKKITAALQSEQASIQAKQCHEAKPETKPNTITIPTPLDNPAPVTIDSSRANAKTSTDESVYQGVFCRDLAAVGSLLSKVGFNRPLPVKYAALSC, encoded by the exons GTGCATTAGAGATGCTAGAAACCTCATGGCGACTCGAGAGAGGAGCGAGGTTGCTTCGGCGATAAGCCTCTTGGATTCGGCATTGGCTCTGTCGCCGCGCTTCGAGGTCGCTCTCGAGCTCAAGGCGAGATCGCTGCTCTTCCTTAGGCGCTTCAAAGACGTCGCCGATATGCTTCAGGACTACATTCCGAGTCTCAAGATGGCGAGCGACGACTCCGGTTCCGTTGCGTCTGATGGCTCCTCTCAACAGCTGTCCAAGGAGCAAGCCAAGCTCCTCTCCAGCTCTTCCGATTCGTCGAGTCAAGATCCGAGCTTCAAGTGCTTCTCCGTCtcggatttgaagaagaaagtcaTGGCTGGGCTGGGAAAAAGTTGCGACACGGAAGGTCAATGGAG GTACTTGGTTCTGGGTAAGGCATGCTGCCATTTGGGCCTGATGGAGGACTCTCTGGTACTTCTACAAACAGGAAAACGCTTGGCTACTGATGCATTACGACGTGAGAGCGTGTGCTGGTCCGATGACAGCTTCTCTTTTCCTGATTTGCCAAGCTTTAGTGAAACAATTGCCGCAAAAAAGGCCAACCCGCATCCGACTGAATCGGCACTAGACTCCATCAACCAACTCCTGAGCCGCGTGAAATTCCTCCTTCGCCGCCGTGCAGCTGCTCTTGCGGCTCTCAATGCTGGCCTCTACTCTGAGGCCATACGACACTTTACCAAGATCGTCGATGGAAAGTATGGGGCTCCTCAGGGATTCCTTGCTCAATGCTACCTGTACCGCGCCTCTGCTTACCGCTCGGCTGGAAGGATTGCGGAATCCATTGCTGATTGTAATCGGACACTTGCACTTGACAACACTTGCATTCAAGCCCTGGACACCAGAGCTTCGCTGCTAGAAGCAATAAGGTGCTTACCAGATTGTCTGCATGACCTGGAACACTTGAAACTTCTATACAATACAATCCTGCGCAACAGGAGACTCCCAGGCCCTGCTTGGAAACATTACAATGTGAGTTATGCCGAAATTCCTGGCAAGCTGTGTCTTCTTACAACAAAAATGCAAGAGTTGAAGCTAAGGGTAGCTTCAGGGGAGACTGGAAATGTAGACTACTATTCTTTGATTGGGTTAAGGCGGGGTTGTTCGAGGTCTGAACTGGAGAGAGCGTATTTGTTGCTTTCTCTGAGACACAAGCCTGATAGGGCTATTGATTTCTTGGACCGGTGCGAGTTTGCTGATGATTCCAATCTTGATTCAGTCAAGGACCGAGCAAAGGTCTCAGCTGTGTTGCTGTATAGACTGCTTCAGAAGGGTTATGCCAGTGTTAAGGCTACGATCACAGAAGAGGAAGAGGCGGAGAAACAGAGAAAGAAGATTACAGCTGCACTGCAATCAGAGCAGGCATCAATTCAAGCAAAACAATGCCATGAAGCCAAACCAGAGACAAAACCCAACACAATCACCATCCCAACACCATTAGACAATCCTGCCCCAGTAACGATCGACTCGAGCCGTGCCAATGCAAAAACATCTACCGATGAATCAGTGTATCAAGGAGTGTTTTGCCGTGACCTGGCTGCGGTGGGAAGTTTGTTATCTAAGGTCGGGTTTAACCGTCCACTACCAGTGAAATATGCCGCATTGAGCTGCTGA
- the LOC115742404 gene encoding BRCT domain-containing protein At4g02110 isoform X2 produces the protein MLGSASPSKPFHGVRFVLFGFDPDGRRHVLSKLVDGGGVDAGEYGPNCSHVVVDRIVYDDPVCVAAREDGKVVVTGLWVDHSYDIGMPVDASSIMYRPLKDLNGIPGAESLIMCLTGYQRQDRDDIMTMVGLMGAQFSKPLVANKVTHLFCYKFEGEKYELAKKIKTIKLVNHRWLEDCLRDWEILPEANYSKSGYESEMEAEAKDSEEEAEEKQPMENAECRSPFNLKVGISSSSVPLSAAKLSKAPLGLNEMEGQSRASSAKYLSVTPTKPAESPSVRNDLNRPSISISHDVSPLQTATSGSPTEVKQKTPALNSSKEPCASGSVESSEFDAKHGALSYSRKTPRRTSFPLHAVEGSAHANSSLRIHPCELDGDIENSSFKAKARDDVGNACIQTPSQNLEAYSEESKGTPAQKTPEVSRSQTSYYEKLCISGNPLTGSKTEGSEARGLIDHHGGAHDLLYPRNGAHCTNEPADVNSVGNKSTCISTNKSNRSNEVSVANQLPFANIVNVDAERDKNDGEKIAQTSSGGPGKLASVSPTAIGQTNVEEPIHQTGEIGKQPWLPPAKISTQTHQAMDVEKPSEKPTKFDFLERSGDKVAKTPLGKKVAERKTLGSKTKVSKSANTKGSIYPRKAASSTDAMNSSNGRDNIVISDKSPDNHVDIAHAQNGIALSEGLKDIMQDEDGIKDIMDEDTEAPEDKDDHALEEAINEGNPDGYQSIQKEDVHMEETSNCLVKETNISGDHMPDDATKSKEGSSSEKRERTYGKTYGLKKSNLKAAIEGKFIKGTKSSSGKKLKTVPDAKGKMECNVGLDGRASSLPHTERRVEEHNGISCSSGSGRSCTVKSNKFESSIEVEKENQPVLNADQKSSINPSRMNRQNDEEARKNCGNSVAAETLNRKRTEPAWFILSGHKQQRKEFQQVARRLRGRLCANSHKWSYQATHFISPDPVRRTEKFFAAAASGRWILKPEYLIASSEAGKFLAEEPYEWHKNGLSQDGAINLEAPRKWRLLRERTGHGAFHEMRIIIYGECITPPLDTLKRVVKAGDGAILATSPPYDRFLNTRVDFAIISPGMPRVDVWVQEFLKHEIPCIAADYLVEYVCKPGYSLEKHVLYGTHAWAEKSFTRLQSKAEEVVNLTPPDDGGSDICCQVCGSSDRGVVMLICGDESGSVGCGIGTHIDCCNPPFKVVPEEDWLCSRCIQSAKKTTKSAPKRKRGTAS, from the exons ATGCTCGGAAGCGCCTCTCCCTCGAAGCCGTTCCACGGCGTCCGCTTCGTTCTTTTCGGCTTCGATCCCGACGGCCGACGACAT GTTTTGTCGAAGCTTGTCGATGGCGGTGGGGTTGATGCCGGTGAATACGGTCCGAATTGCAGTCACGTGGTTGTTGATAGAATTGTTTAC GACGATCCCGTGTGTGTTGCTGCTCGAGAAGATGGCAAGGTAGTCGTCACTGGCTTGTGGGTCGATCACAGCTATGACATTGGAATGCCTGTTGATGCTTCATCG ATTATGTACAGACCTCTGAAAGATTTAAATGGAATTCCTGGTGCTGAAAGTCTAATTATGTGCTTGACTGGTTATCAGCGGCAAGATCGAGATGACATAATG ACAATGGTGGGGTTAATGGGAGCACAATTTTCTAAACCCCTCGTGGCAAACAAAGTCACCCACCTTTTCTGCTACAAGTTCGAGG GGGAGAAGTATGAGCttgcaaagaaaataaagacaatAAAGCTTGTTAATCATCGGTGGTTAGAGGATTG TTTAAGGGACTGGGAAATTCTTCCAGAAGCTAATTATAGCAAGAG TGGCTATGAGTCGGAAATGGAGGCAGAAGCTAAAGATTCTGAAGAAGAGGCTGAAGAAAAGCAACCTATGGAAAATGCTGAATGTAGAAGTCCTTTTAATTTGAAGGTTGGGATCTCCAGCTCCTCTGTGCCTTTGTCTGCAGCTAAATTATCAAAAGCACCACTGGGTTTAAATGAAATGGAAGGTCAATCAAGGGCTTCTAGTGCTAAGTACTTGTCAGTTACTCCAACTAAGCCGGCAGAAAGCCCATCAGTCAGGAATGACCTTAATCGTCCTTCGATATCCATTTCTCATGACGTGAGTCCTTTACAAACTGCAACTTCTGGTAGTCCAACTGAAGTGAAACAGAAAACTCCTGCTTTGAACAGTAGCAAGGAACCATGTGCTTCCGGAAGTGTTGAGTCATCTGAGTTTGATGCTAAGCATGGTGCCTTGAGTTACTCAAGGAAAACTCCAAGGAGAACCTCATTTCCTCTGCATGCTGTAGAGGGATCAGCTCATGCAAATTCTTCTCTCAGAATACATCCATGCGAATTAGATGGTGATATTGAAAACTCATCCTTCAAAGCCAAAGCCAGGGATGATGTTGGTAATGCTTGTATTCAAACTCCTTCACAAAATCTGGAGGCATACTCTGAAGAGTCAAAAGGTACACCTGCCCAAAAGACGCCTGAAGTTTCCCGGTCCCAAACGAGTTATTATGAAAAGCTGTGCATTTCAGGGAACCCTTTAACTGGTAGTAAAACTGAAGGATCCGAGGCAAGAGGATTGATTGATCATCATGGTGGAGCTCATGATCTTTTATATCCAAGAAATGGTGCCCATTGTACAAATGAACCTGCTGATGTGAATTCTGTGGGGAACAAATCTACATGCATTTCAACAAACAAGTCCAACAGGTCTAATGAAGTATCAGTGGCAAATCAGTTGCCTTTCGCAAATATTGTCAACGTTGATGCAGAGAGAGACAAGAATGATGGTGAGAAGATAGCTCAGACATCTTCTGGTGGACCGGGAAAACTTGCCTCAGTTAGCCCGACTGCCATTGGACAAACTAATGTTGAAGAGCCTATACATCAAACAGGAGAAATTGGGAAGCAACCTTGGCTACCACCTGCCAAGATTTCAACCCAGACACACCAGGCAATGGATGTTGAAAAACCCTCTGAAAAACCTACAAAATTTGATTTCCTCGAGAGGAGTGGTGATAAAGTTGCTAAAACCCCGTTGGGGAAGAAGGTGGCTGAAAGGAAGACTTTGGGTTCTAAGACCAAGGTCAGTAAATCTGCCAACACGAAAGGCTCAATATACCCAAGAAAGGCTGCTTCCTCAACTGATGCAATGAACTCTTCAAATGGCAGGGACAACATAGTTATTTCTGACAAATCTCCTGACAATCATGTTGATATAGCTCACGCACAAAATGGTATTGCATTATCGGAGGGGCTGAAGGATATTATGCAAGATGAGGATGGCATTAAGGATATCATGGATGAGGATACCGAGGCCCCTGAGGACAAGGATGATCATGCTTTGGAGGAAGCAATCAATGAAGGAAATCCTGATGGATATCAGTCGATACAAAAAGAAGATGTGCATATGGAGGAGACTTCGAATTGTTTGGTGAAGGAAACAAATATCTCTGGTGATCACATGCCTGATGATGCTACTAAATCTAAAGAAGGTTCAAGCtcagaaaaaagggaaaggaccTATGGAAAAACTTATGGGctaaaaaagtcaaatttgaagGCCGCAATAGAAGGAAAATTTATTAAAGGAACTAAAAGTTCTTCTGGTAAGAAGCTGAAGACGGTCCCTGATGCTAAGGGGAAAATGGAATGTAATGTTGGCTTGGATGGCCGAGCATCATCTCTTCCGCACACTGAGCGAAGGGTGGAAGAGCACAATGGAATCTCATGTTCTTCAGGCAGTGGTAGGAGCTGCACAgtgaaatcaaacaaatttgagaGCTCAATTGAAGTGGAGAAAGAGAACCAACCAGTTCTTAATGCAGATCA gaaATCCTCTATTAATCCCAGCAGAATGAATCGGCAAAATGATGAAGAGGCTCGAAAAAACTGTGGAAACTCAGTAGCAGCAGAAACTCTCAACAGAAAGAGAACTGAACCTGCGTGGTTCATACTGAGTGGACATAAGCAACAGAGGAAAGAATTTCAGCAAGTTGCTCGACGTCTCAGAGGGAGATTATGCGCAAATTCCCATAAATGGTCATACCAGGCAACACACTTCATATCTCCGGATCCTGTGCGCAGGACTGAGAAGTTTTTTGCAGCTGCTGCTTCTGGAAG GTGGATTCTCAAGCCTGAATATCTAATTGCTAGTAGTGAGGCGGGAAAGTTTCTGGCTGAGGAACCTTATGAATGGCACAAAAATGGCCTTAGCCAAGATGGTGCGATTAACTTAGAGGCTCCAAGAAAATGGAGGCTTTTAAGGGAGAGGACAGGACATGGTGCCTTCCATGAGATGCGTATAATAATTTATGGTGAATGTATCACACCACCTCTG GACACTCTGAAGCGTGTTGTGAAGGCTGGAGATGGGGCTATATTAGCAACTTCTCCACCTTATGATCGGTTCCTTAACACCAGAGTTGACTTCGCCATCATCAGTCCTGGGATGCCACGAGTGGATGTGTGGGTCCAGGAATTCCTGAAGCATGAGATACCATGCATTGCGGCAGATTACCTAGTTGAGTACGTGTGCAAACCAGGATACTCACTCGAGAAGCATGTGTTGTATGGCACACATGCCTGGGCAGAGAAGTCGTTTACGCGACTGCAGTCAAAGGCAGAAGAGGTGGTGAACTTGACACCACCAGATGATGGTGGAAGCGATATATGTTGCCAAGTTTGTGGTTCTTCTGATAGAGGGGTGGTGATGCTCATATGTGGTGACGAGAGTGGTTCAGTTGGTTGTGGGATAGGCACTCATATTGATTGCTGCAATCCTCCATTCAAAGTTGTTCCAGAAGAggattggctttgttcaagGTGTATCCAAAGTGCAAAGAAAACTACAAAATCTGCTCCAAAAAGGAAACGTGGAACTGCGTCATAA
- the LOC115742408 gene encoding LOW QUALITY PROTEIN: dnaJ protein ERDJ3B (The sequence of the model RefSeq protein was modified relative to this genomic sequence to represent the inferred CDS: inserted 1 base in 1 codon): MANPRNKLLFLLCALCSALIAIAGQSYYDILQVPKGASDEQIKRAYRKLALKYHPDKNQGNEEANKKFADISNAYEVLSDSEKRSIYDRYGEEGLKQHAASGGRGGGMGMNIQDIFESMFGGGGRMEEEEQIPKGDEVIVELDATLEDLYMGGSLKVWREKNVIKPAPGKRRCNCRNEVYHRQIGPGMFQQMTEQVCEQCQNVKYEREGYFLTVDIEKGMQDGQEVNFFEDGEPKIDGEPGDLKFRIRTAPHDHFRREGDDLHMTVTITLVQALVGFEKTIKHLDEHLVDISSKGITKPKEVRKFKGEGMPLYYSXKKGDLYVNFEVLFPTSLTEDQKSKIKNVLG; encoded by the exons ATGGCGAATCCGAGGAATAAGCTCTTGTTCCTGCTCTGCGCTCTGTGCAGTGCCTTAATCGCCATTGCAGG ACAGAGTTACTACGACATATTGCAAGTGCCGAAGGGTGCTTCGGACGAGCAGATCAAGAGAGCGTATCGGAAGCTGGCATTGAAGTACCACCCCGACAAGAATCAAGGCAACGAGGAGGCTAATAAGAAATTCGCTGACATCAGCAATG CGTATGAGGTGTTGTCGGACAGCGAGAAGAGGAGCATTTATGATAGGTATGGAGAAGAGGGCCTTAAACAGCATGCAGCTAGCGGTGGCAGAGGCGGAGGAATGGGAATGAACATACAAGACATATTCGAATC AATGTTCGGTGGTGGAGGGCGGATGGAAGAGGAAGAGCAAATTCCAAAAGGTGATGAAGTGATTGTTGAGTTGGACGCAACACTTGAAGATTTGTATATGGGAGGTTCGTTAAAG GTTTGGAGGGAGAAAAATGTTATAAAGCCAGCTCCAGGAAAGAGACGATGCAACTGTAGGAATGAGGTTTATCACAGGCAAATAGGTCCGGGGATGTTCCAACAGATGACAGAGCAG GTATGCGAGCAATGCCAAAATGTTAAGTATGAACGAGAAGGATATTTTCTCACCGTCGATATCGAGAAGGGGATGCAAGATGGACAA gaagtaaatttttttgaagatgGTGAACCTAAAATTGATGGAGAACCTGGTGACTTGAAG TTCCGCATACGAACAGCTCCACATGACCATTTCAGAAGGGAAGGCGATGACTTACATATGACTGTCACCATAACATTG GTTCAAGCTCTTGTTGGTTTTGAGAAAACCATTAAGCACCTTGATGAACATTTGGTTGACATTAGCTCGAAG GGGATTACTAAGCCCAAGGAAGTGCGAAAGTTCAAAGGAGAAGGGATGCCATTGTACTACA ACAAAAAAGGAGATCTATATGTCAATTTTGAggttctatttcccacttcactAACAGAAGACCAGAAATCAAAGATCAAAAATGTTTTAGGCTAG